A single genomic interval of Desulfuromonas acetexigens harbors:
- a CDS encoding chemotaxis protein CheW: MTMNQEENHQYLTFKLDDEVFALGIDKVREVLDYTSVTKVPQTPDFMRGVINLRGSVVPVVDMRLKFGMAKTEKTVNTCIIIVEINLEGETTVLGALADSVQEVLDLEPHQIEPAPKIGTKLRTEFIRGMGKRDEQFIIILDIDKVFSSEELATVQMTSSNAH; the protein is encoded by the coding sequence ATGACCATGAACCAGGAAGAGAATCACCAGTACCTGACCTTCAAACTCGACGACGAGGTTTTTGCCCTCGGCATCGACAAGGTGCGCGAGGTGCTCGACTACACCAGCGTCACCAAGGTGCCCCAGACCCCCGATTTCATGCGCGGGGTCATCAACCTGCGGGGGAGCGTGGTGCCGGTCGTCGACATGCGCCTCAAGTTCGGCATGGCGAAAACAGAGAAGACCGTCAACACCTGTATCATCATCGTCGAAATCAATCTCGAAGGGGAAACGACGGTCCTCGGCGCCCTGGCCGACTCGGTGCAGGAAGTGCTTGACCTGGAACCGCACCAGATCGAACCGGCACCGAAGATCGGCACGAAACTGCGCACCGAGTTCATTCGCGGTATGGGTAAGCGCGACGAGCAGTTCATCATCATTCTCGATATCGATAAGGTCTTTTCCAGCGAAGAACTGGCGACGGTGCAAATGACCAGTTCGAACGCACACTAG
- a CDS encoding sigma-54 dependent transcriptional regulator, protein MSARILVIDDEESLRFTFAAFLGEEGHRVVTAATLDEALELTGRESFDLVFSDIFLAGASGVDFLRRFHADYPAVPVVLVTGFPALDTATEALRLGAYDYIAKPVTQQTLLRVTRMALRFKDIQDEKRRVQAHIEAVFRGVKDAVVTVDRELRVVQFNAAATTLCEFSPLHLGREFAEKAKGCSGVCLDALRRAMDEQTDVEIPRFECRCGEGPTRIFTLNIAPLCQADGEGIGAVMVVRDETRLHQLECRLDERGRFHRLVGSSPPMQALYDLLEKLAPVPTTVLVTGESGTGKELVAEALHHMGPRKAGPLIKVNCAALSENLLESELFGHVRGAFTGAVKDSPGRFEKARGGTIFLDEIGDISPRMQVRLLRVLQEKTIERVGDSRPIPVDVRVIAATHQNLTEKIRRGEFREDLFFRLKVVNVIMPPLRDRRADLPLLVSHFIAAFNKKFDRRVRGVAPAVERLFMTYPWPGNVRELEHAMEHAFILCRSSFIDVADLPPELTAQAIPAEKTKSPADPDTLAQAITAALTQAGGNKAKAARLLNISRRTLYRKLDELGISLDP, encoded by the coding sequence ATGTCCGCGCGCATTCTGGTCATCGACGACGAAGAGAGCCTGCGCTTCACCTTCGCCGCCTTTCTCGGCGAAGAAGGACACCGGGTCGTTACCGCCGCCACTCTCGACGAAGCCCTGGAACTGACCGGGCGCGAATCCTTCGATCTGGTCTTCTCCGACATCTTCCTCGCCGGTGCCAGCGGCGTCGACTTTCTGCGACGCTTTCATGCCGACTACCCGGCGGTGCCGGTGGTGCTGGTCACCGGCTTTCCCGCCCTGGACACGGCGACGGAAGCCCTGCGCCTGGGTGCCTACGACTACATCGCCAAGCCGGTCACCCAGCAAACCCTGCTGCGCGTCACTCGCATGGCCCTGCGTTTCAAAGACATTCAAGACGAAAAACGCCGCGTTCAAGCCCATATCGAAGCGGTCTTTCGCGGCGTGAAAGATGCCGTCGTTACCGTCGACCGCGAGCTGCGGGTGGTGCAGTTCAACGCTGCCGCCACCACCCTGTGCGAATTTTCCCCTCTGCATCTCGGTCGTGAGTTCGCCGAAAAGGCCAAAGGTTGCAGCGGCGTCTGTCTCGACGCCCTGCGCCGGGCCATGGACGAGCAGACCGATGTGGAAATCCCCCGCTTCGAATGCCGTTGCGGCGAGGGGCCGACCCGTATTTTCACCCTGAACATCGCGCCCCTGTGCCAGGCCGACGGCGAGGGGATCGGCGCGGTCATGGTGGTGCGCGACGAAACCCGCCTGCATCAGCTCGAATGCCGCCTCGACGAGCGCGGCCGGTTTCACCGGCTGGTCGGCTCCAGCCCCCCGATGCAGGCCCTTTACGATCTGCTGGAAAAACTCGCACCGGTGCCGACCACGGTGCTGGTCACCGGCGAAAGCGGCACCGGCAAGGAACTGGTCGCCGAGGCCCTGCATCATATGGGTCCGCGCAAGGCGGGGCCGCTGATCAAGGTCAACTGCGCCGCCCTCTCGGAAAACCTGCTCGAAAGCGAACTCTTCGGCCATGTACGGGGCGCCTTCACCGGCGCGGTCAAGGACTCGCCGGGGCGTTTCGAAAAGGCCCGGGGAGGAACGATCTTTCTCGATGAAATCGGCGACATCTCGCCACGGATGCAGGTGCGCCTGCTGCGGGTGCTGCAAGAAAAAACCATCGAACGGGTCGGCGATTCGCGGCCGATTCCGGTGGATGTGCGGGTGATCGCCGCCACCCACCAGAACCTGACGGAAAAGATCCGGCGCGGCGAGTTCCGCGAGGATCTCTTCTTCCGCCTCAAGGTCGTCAACGTCATCATGCCGCCGCTGCGCGACCGCCGCGCCGACCTGCCCCTGCTCGTCAGCCACTTTATCGCCGCCTTCAACAAGAAGTTCGACCGCCGGGTGCGGGGGGTCGCGCCGGCGGTGGAACGGCTCTTCATGACCTACCCCTGGCCCGGCAACGTGCGCGAGTTGGAACATGCCATGGAACACGCCTTCATCCTCTGCCGCAGTTCCTTCATCGATGTGGCGGACCTCCCCCCCGAACTGACGGCGCAGGCGATACCCGCCGAAAAAACCAAGTCCCCCGCCGATCCCGACACCCTGGCCCAAGCCATCACCGCCGCCCTGACCCAGGCCGGCGGCAACAAAGCCAAGGCCGCCCGCCTGCTCAACATCAGCCGCCGCACCCTCTACCGCAAACTCGACGAACTGGGCATTTCTCTCGACCCGTAG
- a CDS encoding ATP-binding response regulator — MATDPLTPDLNILIVEDEPAHAEAIRRACAVGRTRIAGSLAEYRRACAEEAPDVVLLDLNLPDGLALQELTEPAEDGPWPILVMTAHGDEQLAVAAMKAGALDYLVKSPESFAAMPQTLERALREWRLRREHRQVAEALHVSEKRYQNLYHQFRTVFEGVADPLLLLSKDFFVEWANPAATRTFGGGRADLGGALCHELFKECASACRPCIFQKSFETGGIHEVFHYSPDGRRWNIRALPIAEGSGEIRQALLICHDISEKMRAQADAIRGSQLAALGELAAGVAHEINNPINGIINYAQLLVNRLADTQNQDLANRIIHEGNRIAGIVGGLLSFARPQQENRHPIHLAEALNDCLALAGAQLRRDGIAPRLDLPADLPPVNALKYQLQQVFLNLISNARYALNEKYPGTHPDKQLDISATALTIDGQRRVRLAFRDSGTGIPAEILERVHSPFFTTKPPGKGTGLGLSISCGIIENHRGTLSIASVAGEYTTVVVELPAVAGGA; from the coding sequence ATGGCGACTGACCCCCTGACTCCAGACCTCAATATTCTCATCGTCGAGGACGAACCGGCCCACGCCGAGGCGATCCGCCGAGCCTGCGCGGTCGGACGGACGCGAATCGCGGGGAGCCTGGCCGAGTACCGCCGAGCCTGCGCCGAGGAAGCGCCGGACGTGGTGCTGCTCGATCTCAACCTGCCCGACGGCCTCGCCCTTCAGGAACTGACCGAACCGGCGGAGGACGGCCCCTGGCCGATCCTGGTGATGACCGCCCACGGCGACGAACAGCTGGCGGTAGCCGCCATGAAGGCCGGCGCTCTCGACTACCTCGTCAAATCCCCAGAATCCTTCGCCGCCATGCCCCAGACCCTGGAGCGGGCCTTGCGGGAGTGGCGGTTGCGCCGGGAACATCGCCAAGTCGCCGAAGCCCTGCACGTCAGCGAGAAACGCTACCAGAACCTTTACCACCAGTTCCGCACCGTCTTCGAAGGGGTGGCCGATCCCCTGCTCCTGCTCAGCAAAGACTTTTTCGTGGAATGGGCCAATCCGGCAGCGACGCGAACCTTCGGCGGGGGGCGAGCCGACCTGGGCGGCGCCCTCTGTCACGAACTCTTCAAGGAGTGCGCCAGCGCCTGCCGTCCCTGCATCTTTCAAAAAAGTTTCGAAACCGGTGGAATTCATGAAGTTTTTCATTATTCGCCCGATGGCCGCCGGTGGAACATTCGCGCTCTGCCGATCGCGGAAGGGAGCGGGGAAATCCGCCAGGCGCTGCTCATCTGCCACGACATCAGCGAAAAGATGCGCGCCCAGGCCGACGCCATCCGCGGATCGCAACTGGCGGCGCTCGGGGAGTTGGCCGCCGGGGTCGCTCACGAAATCAACAACCCCATCAACGGCATCATCAATTACGCCCAACTGCTGGTCAATCGCCTGGCCGACACCCAGAATCAGGATCTGGCCAATCGCATCATCCACGAAGGCAACCGCATCGCCGGCATTGTCGGCGGCCTGCTCAGCTTCGCCCGGCCCCAGCAGGAAAATCGCCACCCCATTCACCTCGCGGAAGCTCTCAACGATTGCCTGGCCCTGGCCGGCGCCCAGCTGCGGCGGGACGGCATCGCCCCGCGTCTCGACCTGCCCGCCGACCTGCCTCCGGTGAACGCCCTGAAATACCAGCTGCAACAGGTCTTTCTCAACCTCATCAGCAACGCCCGCTACGCCCTCAACGAGAAATACCCGGGGACGCACCCCGACAAGCAGCTGGACATTTCCGCGACGGCGTTGACCATCGACGGACAAAGACGGGTGCGGCTGGCCTTCCGGGACAGCGGCACCGGCATTCCCGCGGAGATTCTGGAGCGGGTGCACAGTCCCTTCTTCACCACCAAGCCGCCGGGAAAGGGGACCGGACTGGGTCTCAGCATCAGTTGCGGCATCATTGAAAACCATCGGGGGACGTTGTCCATTGCCAGCGTTGCCGGGGAATATACGACGGTCGTCGTCGAGCTCCCCGCCGTCGCAGGGGGGGCCTGA
- a CDS encoding response regulator, with product MNGEPIVILLAEDDPAHAEIVRRNLENSRIANCLVHVSDGQEALDYLYRRGRFADPKDSPRPGLFLLDLRMPKVDGLEVLRTVKGDPELIRIPVVVLTTSAAETDMARAYDNHANSYLVKPVDFDKFVRLMETLGYYWLVWNRNPYGD from the coding sequence ATGAATGGTGAGCCGATTGTGATTCTGTTGGCCGAGGACGATCCGGCCCACGCCGAGATCGTGCGGCGCAACCTGGAGAACAGCCGCATCGCCAACTGTCTGGTGCATGTGAGCGACGGCCAGGAAGCCCTCGACTATCTCTATCGCCGGGGGCGCTTTGCCGACCCGAAAGACTCGCCGCGCCCGGGGCTCTTTCTCCTTGATCTGCGTATGCCCAAGGTCGACGGCTTGGAAGTGCTGCGCACGGTCAAGGGCGATCCCGAACTGATCCGGATTCCCGTGGTGGTGCTCACCACCTCGGCGGCGGAAACGGACATGGCCCGGGCCTACGACAACCACGCCAACAGCTATCTGGTCAAGCCCGTCGATTTTGACAAGTTCGTCCGGCTGATGGAAACTCTCGGCTATTACTGGCTGGTTTGGAACCGCAACCCCTATGGCGACTGA
- a CDS encoding transporter substrate-binding domain-containing protein — MKRLTLLLTLLWTFFLVAEVAATCTAEAADHPIHAASEDDYPPYCIVNERGEADGFSVELLRAVLKVMGHEVDFHIGPWDQVKKMLATGEVQVLPLVGRTPEREPLYDFTFPYLTMHGTIVVRENETAIRTLDDLAGKEVAVLRGDNAEEFLRRIELPATIVTTKTFEEALRELADGRHDAVVIQRLVALQLIKKAGLTNLRMIEEPLNDFEQSFCFAVREGDKRLLEVLNEGLSLVIADGTYRRLHTKWFGPIEAGQQRRARIVVGGDHDMPPYEFLDENGEPTGYNVELTRAIARQLGLEVSFRLGSWERTRAALKNSTIDLIHSMFYSPEREEEFEFSPAHAAVNYAVVVRAGTPMPSNLSELKGKTILVMEGDIMHDAARELGYGARLLTAPTQEEALRRLAAGEGDCALTAKIPALYWIGKHGWNNLRVSDHAVRSPEMAYAAPKNQYQLVALFSEGLANLKATGEYRAIYAKWMGAYEPAEADFHEVLKRFLWILLPMVLVLAAALLWSYTLRQTVRRRTHDLRREIAERRQREEEIRAKNLELDEKNAELERFTYTVSHDLKSPLVTLKTFLGFLENDLQAGDADQVKKDLGYMHGAADKMHGLLSDLLELSRVGRVDEGSESLAFIELAEAARDLVQGAIDRERARVRILPSALMLRGNRARLVEIWQNLIDNAVKYRHLEREPEIEIGAETTAEGPVFFVADNGRGIDPRYQEKIFGLFNQLDPSAPGSGLGLALVKRIVELYKGRIWVESDGAAGSRFRFTLPETFKGRGEERK, encoded by the coding sequence ATGAAACGATTGACTCTTCTTCTTACCCTCCTCTGGACCTTCTTCCTGGTCGCCGAAGTGGCCGCCACCTGCACGGCGGAAGCGGCGGACCACCCCATCCACGCGGCCAGCGAAGACGACTACCCCCCCTACTGCATCGTCAACGAGCGGGGAGAGGCCGACGGTTTCTCCGTGGAGTTGCTGCGCGCCGTCCTCAAGGTCATGGGCCACGAGGTCGATTTCCACATCGGCCCCTGGGATCAGGTCAAGAAGATGCTCGCCACGGGGGAAGTCCAGGTTCTCCCTCTGGTGGGGCGCACCCCCGAGCGGGAGCCGCTCTACGACTTCACCTTCCCCTACCTGACCATGCACGGCACCATTGTCGTCCGCGAGAATGAAACCGCTATCCGCACCCTGGACGACCTCGCCGGAAAGGAGGTGGCGGTCCTGCGCGGCGACAACGCCGAGGAGTTTCTGCGCCGCATCGAACTCCCGGCGACCATCGTCACCACCAAGACCTTCGAGGAGGCTCTGCGGGAACTCGCCGACGGCCGTCATGACGCGGTCGTCATCCAGCGCCTGGTCGCTTTGCAACTGATTAAAAAAGCGGGTCTGACCAACCTGCGCATGATTGAAGAACCCCTCAACGACTTCGAGCAATCCTTCTGTTTCGCCGTGCGCGAGGGGGATAAAAGACTCCTGGAAGTGCTCAACGAAGGGCTTTCCCTGGTCATCGCCGACGGCACCTACCGGCGCCTGCACACCAAATGGTTCGGCCCCATCGAGGCCGGTCAGCAACGCCGGGCAAGGATTGTCGTCGGCGGCGACCACGATATGCCCCCCTATGAATTTCTGGACGAAAACGGCGAACCGACCGGCTACAACGTCGAACTGACCCGGGCCATCGCCCGCCAGTTGGGGCTGGAAGTCAGCTTCCGCCTCGGCTCCTGGGAACGGACCCGCGCCGCCCTCAAGAACAGCACGATCGACCTGATCCACAGCATGTTCTATTCGCCGGAGCGAGAGGAAGAGTTCGAATTCTCGCCGGCGCACGCTGCGGTCAACTATGCCGTCGTCGTCCGCGCCGGCACCCCCATGCCAAGCAACCTGTCCGAACTGAAAGGGAAGACGATCCTGGTCATGGAAGGGGACATCATGCACGACGCCGCGCGGGAACTGGGGTACGGCGCCCGGCTGCTCACCGCCCCGACCCAGGAGGAAGCCCTGCGCCGACTCGCGGCGGGAGAAGGGGACTGCGCCCTGACGGCCAAGATTCCCGCCCTCTATTGGATCGGCAAACACGGCTGGAACAACCTGCGGGTTTCCGATCATGCCGTGCGCTCACCCGAGATGGCCTACGCGGCCCCCAAGAATCAATACCAACTGGTCGCGCTCTTCTCGGAAGGGCTGGCCAATCTCAAGGCGACCGGGGAATACCGCGCCATCTACGCCAAGTGGATGGGAGCCTATGAACCGGCCGAGGCCGATTTTCACGAGGTACTCAAACGCTTTCTCTGGATTCTGCTACCGATGGTGCTGGTGCTGGCCGCCGCCCTGCTCTGGTCCTACACCCTGCGCCAGACTGTCCGCCGACGCACCCACGACCTGCGCCGGGAGATCGCCGAGCGGCGACAGCGGGAGGAGGAAATCCGCGCCAAGAACCTGGAACTGGACGAAAAGAACGCTGAACTGGAACGCTTCACCTACACCGTCAGCCACGACCTGAAGAGTCCGCTCGTCACCCTGAAGACCTTTCTCGGCTTTCTCGAAAACGATCTCCAGGCCGGCGACGCCGACCAGGTGAAAAAAGACCTGGGCTACATGCACGGGGCGGCGGACAAGATGCACGGACTGCTTTCCGACCTGCTCGAACTTTCCCGCGTCGGTCGGGTCGATGAGGGTTCCGAAAGTCTCGCCTTCATCGAGCTGGCGGAAGCGGCCCGCGACCTGGTGCAGGGCGCCATCGACCGGGAGCGGGCGCGGGTACGCATTCTCCCCTCGGCCCTGATGCTGCGAGGCAATCGGGCGCGCCTGGTGGAAATCTGGCAGAATCTCATCGATAACGCCGTCAAGTACCGCCATCTGGAACGGGAGCCGGAAATCGAGATCGGCGCCGAGACGACCGCCGAAGGGCCGGTCTTCTTCGTCGCCGACAACGGCCGGGGGATCGATCCCCGCTACCAGGAGAAGATCTTCGGCCTCTTCAACCAGCTCGACCCCAGCGCGCCGGGCTCGGGCCTCGGTCTGGCCCTGGTCAAACGTATCGTCGAACTGTACAAAGGACGAATCTGGGTGGAATCGGACGGCGCCGCGGGCAGCCGCTTCCGCTTCACCCTGCCGGAAACCTTCAAAGGACGAGGAGAGGAACGGAAATGA